The Anabas testudineus chromosome 15, fAnaTes1.2, whole genome shotgun sequence DNA segment TTCCTTGTTTGTCCTATCAACTGATCAGACATCCCCACCCATGAAATTCACACCTGTGTTTGCCTGTATCCCTTTGAAGAGAACCGTGAAGCACACAGGAAGAGGAGCTTCGTAATCCCTCTGCCTTTAATGTGGATGTGATCAAACGCTTTCTCCTGACCTTCATGTCCTCtctgcagcatcctcctcctctgatgTGCCATCTGGTCTCAATGCCAGCGAGAAGAACACGACGTCGGCAGAGCCTGAGCCTCCACCTCACTTCTCCATCGGGGTGGCTTTAACGTTCGGGTTCATCTTCATGTTTGTGGTGGATCAGATCGGAAGCTACATTTCCATGCGTGGCAAGTTAGCAGAACTGTCCTGCAAGCTTCATTTGGCAGACTCAGCTCTACAAATGCACTTTCATTAACCACCACTACATGTGAAATGTCTCATTCCAGACCAAACGGCTTGTTTATCCAACAGTGTCGGCATCACCGCCACTTTGGGGCTGGTTATTCATGCCGCAGGTACGTACACAgtaaagctttttcttttacatttttaattactCGTGTTTGCTCCAggtaaacaaactgtttcagtgaACTCCAGGTCACAGGGACGGAAAATCCCCAACAAAGCACTGaagttgctgctgtgtgttcatgtgactCAGCATGTGATGACTTCACTGTTCAAGTTTTGTAGGATTTAAATTGTGTTCAGAATCACAAGTACAAACCAAGAATCCGATTGTGGTGACCCTctaacatgatttatttatgttttgtattgcATATAGCTGATGGATTTGCTCTGGGAGCTGCCGTGGCCACAGATCAAGTGACAGTGCAAGTCATAGTGTTTCTTGCAGTGATTCTACACAAGGTGAGGTTCCCCGAAATAACTCTTCTGGTGGTACACAGCAGTATCAGTCGTGTAATAGAGCTGGTATTAAGACATGACTGGCTTTCTTATCTCCTAGGCGCCTGCAGCTTTCGGTCTGGTCTCCTTTCTGATGCATGCAGGCCTCGAAAAGAAGTACATTCAGGGACATTTACTGGCCTTTTCAGCTGCGTCACCTATAGTTGCCATCGCCACTTACTTCATATTAAATGCAGTAAGACAGCACACTAGGCATCTGTCAGCAAACAAGATTATATCTCAGTGCTTATAGTTGTTAAGgtgctttaatgtgtttgtgtccacagtCCGGCAGTTCAGCTCAGAACCAGCTCAGTGCAACAGGTGTGGGAATGCTCTTCTCAGCCGGGACGTTTCTCTATGTGGCTACGGTGCACGTTCTCCCAGAGGTCAGCAGCGGCAGGACGAGTCGGCCCTCTTCGGACTTCCAGCAGTACACTGGAGCTGAGATGCACCAGCAGCATCAGCGCTACCTGGGGCTGCTGGAGAGCTTCACACTCATCGTTGGGGTCGGGCTCCCGATGGTGCTGGCTCTCGGGCTGCGTGACGACTGAGAAAGGAAAGGCCGGGCAGTTAAGTTTAGTGCAAATGTCATGATGCCACCACACCTAGAAGGAAAACCGTGAgcacatatttaatttactgcacAAAGTAAACTTCCTTCAAGGCACAGTAGATAAAACGTGTGACGACTGAAAGAGAGTTTGTCTTGGTGGATTCTGAAGTCCAGCTATTGTTCGTGTATCTGAGGAGCTTTTCAGGGGATTTTAAGATCTTGATAGCTCATACATCGTTCGCAGTAGATTGAGTTTCCCTCTCGAGAAAATAAAATGGGCATAAATTTTGATACTGTCTGGTGCCCAGACTTAGAAAAATAAGAGATCCAGgtcatgtattttaaattctatttctTGTGGTGTGAGCTCCAAACCAGGTTCTGACCTTCAGTTTAATATTGTGCAATAGAACAAAGTATCAATATAGAAGGTGCCAGGTTTCTGTGCAATTTTATATTtggttttatatgttttcagtGAAGTATTAGTTCAACAGGGAAAACCTGTGGAACATGTTCAAGAAAACCAGCAGGTGTTTACACCTGTTGGATGCGTGAATGGGACAGTGGGAGCAGCACTTGGGTTTTTATGGTATTTCCAGTTAGACGTGTTGtgaaatgataatgataatataaaaacatgtttgctcATGTTATGATGACTTATTAAACTGataaatgttttgctgtttttatttaagttctTCTATTCAGAAGTTGAACCAAAGCGTCTTTacataaaatgtactttaaattataatgtatatataaaaaatacaaattaaataaagaccAGGACCTTTCTTTATAGTTTAATTActcacaacaaataaaactgtacaaaatGCACAGGAGCTGTAATTCTATTCTATTGATTCGAGGGACACACCGTGGCAACGTAGACAATCAGTCTGGCCTCTGGTGCCGTCGAAGTTCATCCACAGTGCTGCAGCTTGTCCCATTACCCTCCTCTCTTATCTGCACTCCTGTGGCTGCTTCTATCAAATTCAAAACACTGATGTCAGCCGGCAAACATCCAATGGTTGCACACCGCCAGTTTTACCCTTTACCTTCTGATCTGCAGCCTTCACACAGGCACTGCTCAACTCTCTGCAGGCTAAAACTCAACCTTGCCTCCTGACTTCCTGTGAGTCGTCCCTCTAACAGCTAATCTCTAGTTCTGAGTTCTTCATAGTGTCATGTGACTCATAGCGGCGGTCAGCTGAGCCTCCAGAGCCATCTTATCAAAGGTTcgactgtgtgtctgctgtctcACGCTCTCCCTCATGTGAAACGAGGCCCGGGCCAGCCTCTGCGCCTCCTCCTGTATCTGCTCTCGCTGTTGcctcatcctctccctcctccactccTTCATGGAGATGTAACTCTCCCTCATCTTTCTCAcgtcctcctcttctctgtgcaTCCTCTCCCTGAGCCTCCGGTGGCAggcgtgtctgtgtttgttgtgttgctgtgtctgcTGAGCTCTGCTCTTGTGCTGCGCTGAGGCGTGCAGGGCGGCTCTCTCCGCGCGACGCTGGCTCAGTCGCACCAggagctgtttgtgtgtgagctgctCCACGCTTTGCAGTCTGGCCCTCAGCTGTGCTCTCTGAATCTGCTCCTCGTCTCGGGCTGCCCGCTCCCGCAGCTCCCTCAGCCGTGCCTCTACAACTTGGGCGCGCTTCTCTGAGGagtgctgcagcttcttctcGAGTGCACTCCTCAGCTGggcctctgcttcctccttctgctgctccacctgctgttTCAGCAGTATGTGTCGTAGCAGCTCCTTGTGAttttcctcctgcagcctcttcctctccttcctctcctgcaGAGCTTTGCTCCTTCTGGCTCTCTGCTCCCTCACCAAGGCaacctgtctctccctctcttgatctttctttttcacatgcTCCTTCTcgctcagcagcttctcctggTACAGTTTGCGTCCTGCAGCCTCATTATGTGCAGCCTCTATCTTTACTCTGCGCTgggcctccacctcctccttctgccTCCTCCAGCGGTCCTGTTGCAGCAGCGCCTCCTGCTTGAGTTTCCCCACTTGGTCTTCCTCCTGACGTTCCCTCAGCCTCCTGCGTGCCTCTAGCTCCTCCTGCCAGCGTTGCATGCTCTGCTTcagcttcttcctcctctttacCTCCAGCTGAGCCTGCAAGGCCTCCTCCTGCTTTCGAGCCTCCTGtcgctgctgctcctcctgctgacagagctgcagacgAGCCTGCTCCTCCTGATGCTTCACCAGCATGAGAGCCGCTATCTTGCGGTCTCTCTCTGATACTGTGACAGACATCTTCTTGTTGATGTCCTTGGTGAGCCTCTCGAGTTTCATCTCAGAAGCTGTGGAGGGTCTGAGGTCTCCCAGAGCGAGGCTGCAGACTGTGCTCCTGTCTGGGTCTCTGTAACCAGCAGCAGAACACGGGGACACACTCACAGATTTCCCTTTCAAGCACAGATCTGCATATGGCAATGACCCTGTTACCTGTCTCTCCTCTGGGTGACCCTTCAGTTTGGTTACAGACATCACTTCCAGGCCTGAGACTTTATTACTGCCTGGCCACCTGCTTCTATCCGACTTGataatcctctctctctcccgctgACACATTTGTAGAAGCTTCATTCTCTCCTTTTCGTAGGATTCATGCATAACTCTGACCGCCTCAAATGGCACGCCGTGCCTTTCAGCAACCAGTTCGTTTAGAGACTTAATCAGAAGTTCAACAGGTTTGATCCCGAGTCGAGCACAAGACTCCAGTGAGCGTGGGCTTGTCAGAACACACCGACTCCTCTCTGCGTCGACCGAGTCAAAGTTATTCAGGTCCAAGTGAAGCACAGAGGATGTGGACTTCAGCCGGTCCATCACAGAACAACCTGCAGATCTCAGGTGGTCAGACTGCTCCTGCTCCCGAGCTGCTGCACATGCGTTTGGATTTCCAGCACAGAGAGGTCATGAAGGGATTAGCTGCGTCTGTCCAGATCCTCAGCTGCAGAAAGACGCACACATGCGTGTTTCCTCTACAAACCTAAAGACACTTTATACACAGTCAGCTTTTATGATTTTAAGTTCATTGAAATAAACAAGGAGAAtggaaaatttaaaaacaacaacgcTAAACATCCTGACTTTGATGCtcctataaaaaaacaaaaatttaatttGCAGTGGAGGAGGGAGACACTCGTTACCATGACAACTCAGACTGTAGCTTCAAGTGGCCCCCTCTGTCCACCGGTACGTATTGCGTCATCTACCGTACGTAACCTCGGGATGACTGCGTCGCTGCTGACGTACTCCGACAGCCGCCCTACAGCTGTGACTGTCCACCATGACTGAAGTCAGTTTCACATTCGTCAGAAGTATGCGAATAACGCAGCCAGTGATATAAGCTGCTGTCTgatttctttgtttgctttataactctgtgtattttttttaagtttgcgGGCCTCGTATATGTATTACTGAGGGCAAATTGTCACAATGTGTCACACTAAGTTAATTCTCAGTCTTATCTTTTTAGTGATTTCAGTAAGTGAGTAttaatgttcatatttttaaacTCAAACTCCAGGAGAACATCATCTTACACTAGTATTTCCTTCAATTTAAAACCATTCACAGTGACAACAAACcatttataaatatatctaACATCCAGTAGTGGTTTTAATTTTCCCTGTTTATGTgtgctgatttaaaaaacatatttgtacaCACCACTTTGTGACACAGTCGTACCTAGTTTGTAATAAagttctgttattattattattattattattattattgttgttgtttcgctttcatttttctttgagaACAACATACCAATGCGGAGCCAACTTCGACTATAACGTTGCTCAAACGCTCTTGCGCGCacttgctgtgttttcctcacaGGTACGTTAAAGTTATCCAAAGAATAGTGATTGACCtaacagaagaagaactactgCATGCTATGAGTCTGCCTTTGGCCTGAACACCACTCAAACAGGCCTGGCCAATATTGATGTTTGGCTAAGTTGCTAACACATCTGATTTTCCTAGCTAACacaggctaacgttagctcagACCAAAGATGCGAACGACTGAACGAGATGTGGACCTGTTTCTTACTTCCGTGTTTGCATTAGCCACCGCCCGGATAGATGTTTCTCTGGGTTTGGCTGACAGTAGAccatgttgttttcttgttttcaatCAATATTTTagctgatttaaaatgtttgtcacaCGCGAATTATTCGCAATAACGTTGAAGCTGCGCTGTCTTTTGATTCCATATAACGTTAACTGAACAGACACCGCTTCGTAGCAAAAGTCGTTTTTGAAGTGTCTAACGTTAGCTGTGGTTAGTGATCATTTAGCACATGTGCAGTACGATACCAGCGAGTCCATCGCACTATAGTGATCACACTTTATTAATCGACTTTTCGCTTTATTTGTCTTTtgcaacatgttgtgtttggCCCGCCGGGTGAAGAAGCGGTAACGGTGGATTTCTATCCTGGCTTTTTTAACCCCTTTGGCCAAAGTCAAGAGAACCGGCTGTTTGGTTTTCACGTTGACGTTAGACTGAGAACATAAACATCAACATCTGTCTTCAGAAGCGAGTTATCTCTTCAGTCCTCCAACTGTTGTTGTCAGAAGGTAGTTATCCTCATATAACgtcaacattcacacacacagacacggtGTTTGTTTATTGTGGGGCTGTTTTCCGGCGGCGTGTTTCCCTCACAGAGTGACTCCACTGACTGAACATGAGGAGAGCCAGAGGCGGCGGCGACGACGAGGCTCCGCGGCAGAACGGCTCTGGTGGTCGGAGGAGCAGAgatcagcagcacagtgacGGGGACGATGGGGACACTGCCATCGGGCCAGCTGATCTGCAGGACGACGAGAACGACCCGGGTCTCAGGAGGGAAATACGGAGCAAGTACAGAGACCTCATCAACTCAGTGCAACGTGAGTAAGATGGAGATGCAGGTGAGAGGGGAAActggtgctgttgttgtttccacGCTAATGTTTCACCTTTgtccttcctgtgtgtgtgtgtgtgtgtgtgtgtgtgtgtgtgtgtttgtgtttcagagaatAGAGAAGACATGCTGAGTCCCACAAACAACAAGCTCACAGAAGTTTTAGAACAGGCCAACAAGCTTTTTAAAGATGGTAGGTGTTGTGCAGTCATATTGTTGCACAGATGTTTTCTCCTCAGTGCTATTTTATAATGCTACTTAATGCAGAAAAGAATGACTAGCGTCACTACTTTGTGCTCTGTGCATGCAGAGCacaaagatcagatcacatcgTGCAGatcatcaacaacatcatcGTCACACGTGCCCGTAGACTGGTCTCTTTGATCTAACTGTGTTCCTTGGCAGTGCGGCAGGCGAGGGAAGCAGCTCTGGATGCACAGCTCCTTGTTGTGGCCACAGACCTGGGGAAGGAGAAAGCCAGCCAGCTGTTTTCTGAGGGCACTGCTTTTGATCCCACTGCTTTTGCTGAGCATCTGGTGAGTACATTCATTGCGTATACgtattatcttattattatacGTATGTGCCTAACTTCTTACAGTGAAAGGTGCACAGAGAACACATTTAGCACAAGATGAAATgtacatacattacatacatatgCAGTGTAACAGATGTGATGTATAATGTAATGATAATATAGTAAAAGCCCAGCTGAGCAGTCTGTTGACAGTGAAACTGTTCTGTCAGTGGAGATCCATCTTCTgacacacacctggtttatTGAACAACTGGTTTGGTTATAATGTAAACGCCAGAGCATCAGACATTACAGTGTTCATGTGGCGATGTCACTTCTTCTTTGTCAGCTGTCCTTCATGGGCCTTAACCGACTAGAGGACGGGGAGGATGAGCAGCACAACGGACGAGGAGTTGAAGGCTACCTTCCTCAGGATGCTTGGCACAGATTGGCCAGGAGGGCAGAGTGCTGTTTCAGGACGGCCCCCTCTTTCCACTACATGTGAGTGTCCCAGCACGTCTTGTAAATCTGGTGTCCTGATGAATTACTGTCCCTCAGCAGTATGTTCTGTCTCGATTGTTGTCATTGCTGTGGTTCCTTTCATTAGGATGGGTTCGTTCCATGCAGAGCCGCCTCCTCCAAAGCAAAGGATAGAACGGCAAAGGAAAGCACCGAGCAAGGAAGCCAAAAGGATAATGCCTACTCAGGTAGCTAATTTGGACTCTCCCTCGTTACAGTTGATGATGTTATACtggaaaaaagtaaagtgtcaaataataaaaactatcTAAGTTCTATTTAGAAATGAGGaggtgtttatgtttatgtttatgttgctgCATAATGTGATTATAATGTGTCACAGCTACAAAAAATGCAAGAGTCTCATCAAGAagcaacagagaaagaggtggaAAGGATCCTGGGATACCTGAAGAGTTATTACCAAGATGATCGTGAGTTCAATTTTAACTCGTTGACATAAACATG contains these protein-coding regions:
- the LOC113157975 gene encoding coiled-coil domain-containing protein 177, yielding MDRLKSTSSVLHLDLNNFDSVDAERSRCVLTSPRSLESCARLGIKPVELLIKSLNELVAERHGVPFEAVRVMHESYEKERMKLLQMCQRERERIIKSDRSRWPGSNKVSGLEVMSVTKLKGHPEERQVTGSLPYADLCLKGKSVSVSPCSAAGYRDPDRSTVCSLALGDLRPSTASEMKLERLTKDINKKMSVTVSERDRKIAALMLVKHQEEQARLQLCQQEEQQRQEARKQEEALQAQLEVKRRKKLKQSMQRWQEELEARRRLRERQEEDQVGKLKQEALLQQDRWRRQKEEVEAQRRVKIEAAHNEAAGRKLYQEKLLSEKEHVKKKDQERERQVALVREQRARRSKALQERKERKRLQEENHKELLRHILLKQQVEQQKEEAEAQLRSALEKKLQHSSEKRAQVVEARLRELRERAARDEEQIQRAQLRARLQSVEQLTHKQLLVRLSQRRAERAALHASAQHKSRAQQTQQHNKHRHACHRRLRERMHREEEDVRKMRESYISMKEWRRERMRQQREQIQEEAQRLARASFHMRESVRQQTHSRTFDKMALEAQLTAAMSHMTL
- the nsmce4a gene encoding non-structural maintenance of chromosomes element 4 homolog A, yielding MRRARGGGDDEAPRQNGSGGRRSRDQQHSDGDDGDTAIGPADLQDDENDPGLRREIRSKYRDLINSVQQNREDMLSPTNNKLTEVLEQANKLFKDVRQAREAALDAQLLVVATDLGKEKASQLFSEGTAFDPTAFAEHLLSFMGLNRLEDGEDEQHNGRGVEGYLPQDAWHRLARRAECCFRTAPSFHYMMGSFHAEPPPPKQRIERQRKAPSKEAKRIMPTQLQKMQESHQEATEKEVERILGYLKSYYQDDPTSPISYYEFVIDPNSFARTVENIFHTSFLIRDGLARMYLDNDKLPCIEPVEEGEVEAGGSCSRKQCIISISPKKWKELIDAFDIRDTMIQPANTEN
- the LOC113157976 gene encoding zinc transporter ZIP9, translating into MDGGLAVTLLSVAMFVGCFLLGFIPLLFRLSERSLQFVSILGAGLLCGTALSITIPEGVSLLEESWRASSSSDVPSGLNASEKNTTSAEPEPPPHFSIGVALTFGFIFMFVVDQIGSYISMRDQTACLSNSVGITATLGLVIHAAADGFALGAAVATDQVTVQVIVFLAVILHKAPAAFGLVSFLMHAGLEKKYIQGHLLAFSAASPIVAIATYFILNASGSSAQNQLSATGVGMLFSAGTFLYVATVHVLPEVSSGRTSRPSSDFQQYTGAEMHQQHQRYLGLLESFTLIVGVGLPMVLALGLRDD